From a single Oxyura jamaicensis isolate SHBP4307 breed ruddy duck chromosome 5 unlocalized genomic scaffold, BPBGC_Ojam_1.0 oxy5_random_OJ67764, whole genome shotgun sequence genomic region:
- the LOC118157303 gene encoding eukaryotic translation initiation factor 2 subunit 1 yields MPVLSCRFYQHKFPEVEDVVMVNVRSIAEMGAYVSLLEYNNIEGMILLSELSRRRIRSINKLIRIGRNECVVVIRVDKEKGYIDLSKRRVSPEEAIKCEDKFTKSKTVYSILRHVAEVLEYTKDEQLESLFQRTAWVFDDKYKRPGYGAYDAFKHAVS; encoded by the exons ATGCCAGTACTAAGCTGTAGATTCTACCAGCATAAATTTCCAGAGGTGGAAGATGTAGTGATGGTCAATGTTCGGTCCATCGCTGAAATGGGGGCTTACGTCAGCCTGCTGGAGTACAACAACATTGAAGGCATGATCCTCCTCAGCGAGCTGTCCAGAAGACGTATTCGTTCGATAAACAAACTCATCCGCATTGGAAGGAACGAATGTGTTGTGGTCATAAGAGTTGACAAAGAGAAAG GTTATATTGACTTGTCAAAACGAAGAGTTTCTCCAGAGGAGGCAATCAAATGTGAAGACAAATTCACAAAATCAAAGACT GTTTACAGCATTCTTCGCCATGTTGCTGAGGTCTTGGAGTACACTAAGGATGAGCAGCTTGAGAGTCTGTTCCAGAGAACTGCCTGGGTATTTGATGACAAGTACAAAAGACCTGGATATGGTGCTTATGATGCATTCAAGCATGCAGTCTCGTAA